A region of the Streptomyces sp. NBC_00442 genome:
CGACGATCGCCCCGGAACTCGTCCCGAAGACGTACGCCGGCGCCCCGTCGGGCGCGACCCGTTCGAGCAGCCGGTACGCGTCGTCGGCCTGTGTCCCGACGCGCTGGTCCACGTCGGCCCCGTCGAGCGGGCTGCGGGAATGGCCGCGCGGGTCGTAGGTCACCACCGTGTACCGGTCGGCGAGCGCGTCGGCGACCGGTTCGAAGATCCCGGCGTCCCCGCCCCCGCCCACGATGAGCAGCAGCACGGGCCCGGCGCCGCGCACCTCGTAGCGCAGCGTCGCGCCGGGCACCTCCAGGGTGCCGACGGTCGGTTCAGCCATGGTGTCCGTCCCCCTCTTCTTCGCTTCTGGGCCAGTGCTCCAGGAGGATGTGCAGCGCCTGGACCCCGCGCTCCCACGACCTCTGCACCTCGCGCGGGTGACCGAAGCCGCCTTCCGCCTCGAGCGTGATGTAGCCGTGGAAGGTGCTGCGCAGGAGGCGTACGGCGTCGGTGAGGTCCGGCTCGGTGAGGCCGTAGGCGCGGAGCATCCCGTACGTGGTGTCCACCGTGCGCGCCATGACCGTCGAGCCGGCGAGCAGCCCGGGGTCGACCTGGTGCTGCGTGGCGGCGTACCGGCCGGGATGGGCCAGCGCGTACGCGCGGTAGGCGTCGGCGAAGGCGACCAGGGCCTCCTTGCCCGCCCGGCCCGCGACGGCCGCCGCGATGGAGTCGATGAACTCGCCGGCCGCGTACAGCGTGACCCGCTGGCGCAGCTCCCGGACGTTCGCGATGTGCGAGTACAGGCTCGCGTCCTTGACGCCGAAGCGCCGGGCGAGCGCGGACACGGTGATGCCCGCATATCCCGCCTCGTCCGCCAGCTCGGCGCCGGCCGCGGCGAGCCGCTCCGCCGTCAGTCCCGCTCGCACCATGCGCACACCCCGGATTCACTGGAACCTAGACCCCCTAGGTTGCAGCCTAATATAGCCAGCTTTTCGCGTCGCGGACAGCGAAAAACCCCCGACCACAGGTCGGGGGCTTGTCGGTGCGGCGAGGTGACGGAGGGGGTCAGCCCTGCCAGGAGTGGGGCGCGCGGAATCCGGGGGTGCGCTCCAGGCGCCGCCAGCCGGCGGTGGAACGGCCGCGCTTGGGGGCGGCGGCGGGCTGGGACGCGGCGCGGGCGAGCAGCACCGCGGTGATCGCGGCGAGCTCCTCGGGAGCGGCGTCACCCTTCTCCACGCGGAGCAGGGACTCGGAGGACTTGGCATGGGGTGTGGCGGTCACGTTCGTCTCCTCTTACTGAAGCTTCTGAGGCTTGCTGAGGCTTGTGCTGAGGCTTACTGAGGCGGGTTGCCGTGCTTGCGGGAGGGCAGGTCGGCGTGCTTGGACTTGAGCATCGCGAGGGAGGCGATCAGCACGGCCCGTGTCTCGGCCGGGTCGATCACGTCGTCGACCAGGCCCCGCTCGGCCGCGTAGTACGGGTGCATCAGTTCGGCCTTGTACTCCTTGACCATCCGCGCCCGCATCGCCTCCGGATCCTCGGCATCCGCGATCTGACGGCGGAAGATGACGTTGGCCGCGCCTTCCGCGCCCATCACCGCGATCTCGTTGGTGGGCCACGCGTAGGTGAGGTCCGCGCCGATGGACTGGGAGTCCATGACGATGTACGCGCCGCCGTAGGCCTTGCGCAGGATCAGCGAGATGCGGGGCACCGTGGCGTTGCAGTACGCGTACAGGAGCTTCGCGCCGTGGCGGATGATCCCACCGTGCTCCTGCGAGACGCCGGGCAGGAAGCCGGGGACGTCCAACAGGGTGACGATCGGGATGTTGAACGCATCGCACATCTGCACGAAGCGAGCCGCCTTCTCCGACGCCTCGATGTCCAGCACACCGGCCAGCGACTGCGGCTGGTTGGCGACGATGCCGACGACCTGTCCGTCCAGGCGGGCCAGCGCGCAGATGATGTTCCGCGCCCAGCGCTCGTGCACCTCGAGGAAGTCGCCGTCGTCGACGAGCTCCTCGATCACCTTGTGCATGTCGTACGGCCGGTTCCCGTCCGCCGGCACCAGGTCCAGGAGGATCTCGGAGCGGCGGTCGGCGGGGTCGTCGCTGGTGTGGACCGGCGGGTTCTCCCGGTTGTTCGACGGGAGCATCGAGATGAGGTAGCGCACCTCCGCGAGGCACGTCTCCTCGTCGTCGTACGCGAAATGCGCGACACCCGACGTCTCCGCGTGCACGTCCGCGCCGCCGAGCCCGTTCTGGGTGATCTCCTCGCCCGTCACCGCCCGCACCACGTCAGGACCCGTGATGAACATCTGCGACGTTTCGCGGACCATGAAGACGAAGTCGGTCAGGGCGGGGGAGTACGCCGCGCCGCCGGCGCACGGGCCGAGCATCACGCTGATCTGCGGGATCACACCCGAGGCCCGCGTGTTGCGCTGGAAGATGCCGCCGTAGCCGGCGAGCGCGCTGACGCCCTCCTGGATACGGGCGCCCGCGCCATCGTTCAGCGACACCAGCGGGGCACCGGCCGCGATGGCCATGTCCATGATCTTGTGGATCTTCGTGGCATGCGCCTCACCCAGCGCGCCGCCGAAGATGCGGAAATCGTGGGCGTACACGAAGACCGTACGGCCCTCCACCGTGCCCCAGCCGGTGACCACACCATCGGTGTACGGCTTCTTCGCCTCCAGCCCGAACCCCACCGCACGGTGCCGGCGCAGCTGCTCGACCTCGTGGAACGAGTCGGGGTCGAGCAGCAGGTCGATGCGCTCGCGGGCGGTCAGCTTGCCCTTCGCGTGCTGGGCCTCGGTCGCACGCTCACTCGGCCCGCGACGCGCCTCCTCGCGCAACGCGAGAAGTTCCGCCACGCGTCCACGCGTATCGCTCGGCTCACCCGGGGTCTCGTCCACAACGGTCATGTATCGACCCTACGAAAAGGGACAAGGATTTCCTCCGTCGACTCCGAACAGTCTCGGGACCGCTTTCCTAGTGGGGGCTGACAGTAGACCTGCGCCGAGCGGCCGACCGAACAGCGCAGGGGCCCTGAGATTTGTTGGGTCTCAACAACGCCGATGAGCCTGATTGTCAGCGGTGCGTCAGCCGGACGTCAGCTCGGCGTCCGTCTTCTGTCAGCTTCGCATCAGCCGCGGGTCAGCCGAGCGTGACATCGGCCCGCACCGTGCCGCAGGCGGCGTCCGGGGTGATGCGCAGCCGCAGCGAGCGGCCGGTGGCGAGGACCTCGATCCGCGGGTCCCGCGTGGTCACCGAGCGTACCGGCCGGTCCCAGGTCAGCTCGATCGCGGCGCCGGTGCGTTCGGGCGCGGCCAGCGACAGGGTCGCCGTGGTCCGCGTGGTGCGCACCAGGACGCTCGCCGGACCGTCGGCGGCCAGGCCACCGACCGTACCCGCCGCCCAGAAGTTGGCGGCGAGAAGTCCGAGTCGCTGGGCCGAAATGGACTGTACGGACGGGGAGTTGGCGAGGACGCGCACCTTGCCGGGGTCGGCGGCGCGGACCGCCGTCTCCAACTGGCGGGCGCCGGGCAGCAGGACGTAGGCGTACGAGGCGCCGGCCGGATCGGTGCCGTGGTCGAACCAGAGGGTGAGGTAGCGACGGGTGACCGGGTCGGCGGTGCCGCCGGTGTTGATCGCCTTCCAGGTGTCGGTGCGTTCCTCGCGCAGCGCCTGGACGGGGGCGCCGCCGGGGAAGACGTAGCCGGCGTGGCCCGCGATGTGCGCCCAGCGGGCGCGGGGGAAGGTGTCGTGCCGGCCGAGGGTGGCGGGCAGCCGCCGGCCGTCGACGGTGAGGGCGTTGGTGCCGGTGGCGCCGAGGTTGCGGTGGTCGACGACGGTCTCGACGGGCTCCTTGTCGCTCGCCGTGATGCCGGCGCCGAGGCAGACGATCTCGTCCCCCACGAAGAACCAGGACTTGCGGGCCGCGAGGGTGGAGGAGAGCCCTTTGAGGTGCTGGCCGACGGCCGCGTACGTTCCGTCGGTGGCGCCGCCCACCCAGGTGACGGCGGGCCGGGCCGCGCCCCACGCGCCGCCCTCGCCGTCCGTGAGGGGCTTGCGCGAGACGGTGGTGCCGGGCATGCGGTACGGGTCGGCCGTGGGCCAGAAGCCGTCGCTGTACTGATCGCCCGCGAAGCCCTCGCCCCACCAGGCGAGCATGCCGGAACCGGTGTGCCAGCCGCGGAGGTTCTCGCCGTTGCCGTTCTCGTAGTACGCGATCCGGTTCGAGGACATGCTCAGGGACGCGGCGAAGCGGGTGCCGCGGTGCACGGCGCGGTCCATGGCGGGGAAGAGACGGGGCCCGGTGGGGGCGGGGGCCGCGGCGGGCGCGGCGTCCACGGCGGCGCGCAGCAGGGCGAGGTTGGCGACGGACAGGCGCTGGTCGGTGAGGACGGGGACGGCCGGGGCGCGGTCGGTCCATCCCTTGATCAGGGCGCGCCAGCGGTCGCGTTCGGCGGGCGCGGCGCCCAGCGCGAGCATGGCGATGTGGGCCATGATCGTGCGGCCCATGAGCTGGTCGTCGGTGGTCTGGCGGGAAACGGCGCGGCCGTTGACGCAGTCCATCATCAGGCCGTCGTGGATGAAGGGGGCGTAGCTGCGCTCGACGGAGTCGAGGATGATCTGCCGGTTCGGGTCGGTGACGGCCCAGGTGGAGCCGGCGAGCAGCGCGAAGAGCCGGGACAGGCCGTCGATCTGCACCTCGCCGTACGAGCCGGTGTAGGCGATCCAGGTGTGCTGGACGAACGATCCGTCGGCGTAGAGGCCGTCGCCGGCGGTGACATAGGGGAAGACGGGCGAGAGGGCGTCGCGGGCCAGGGCGATCTTCGCGGCGTTCTTGCCGAGGACTCCGCGGGTGGCGAGCACCCGGCACAGGTCGGTGCGGTTGGCGCCGGTGGAGGTACCGGTGTAGACGGCGACGGCGCTGTCCGGCACGAAATGGTCGATGGCGGCGGTGTAGTGGCCGATCTGCGTGGCGTTCAGGGTGTCGTACGCGATGACGGCGGTGTCGAGGAGGAGCCGGGAGCTGCCGATCTGCCAGTCCCACCAGTTGCCGAAGGTCTTGGTGTTCTCGTTGTAGATCCGCGTGTAGAGGTGGTCGAGGCCCTTGCCGACGGCGGTGATCAGCGCGGTGTCGCCGGTGGATCCCGTGCCGGGCTGGGCCCAGGCCTGCGCCATGGTGTTGAGCCGGGTGTAGCTCGCGCTCATGTTGGCGGAGCCGGTGGCGGGGTCGGTGAGCGGCTGGTCGGGCCAGAGGGATCCGGTCGCCGGGGCCATGGCGG
Encoded here:
- a CDS encoding TetR/AcrR family transcriptional regulator encodes the protein MVRAGLTAERLAAAGAELADEAGYAGITVSALARRFGVKDASLYSHIANVRELRQRVTLYAAGEFIDSIAAAVAGRAGKEALVAFADAYRAYALAHPGRYAATQHQVDPGLLAGSTVMARTVDTTYGMLRAYGLTEPDLTDAVRLLRSTFHGYITLEAEGGFGHPREVQRSWERGVQALHILLEHWPRSEEEGDGHHG
- a CDS encoding acyl-CoA carboxylase subunit epsilon, whose protein sequence is MTATPHAKSSESLLRVEKGDAAPEELAAITAVLLARAASQPAAAPKRGRSTAGWRRLERTPGFRAPHSWQG
- a CDS encoding acyl-CoA carboxylase subunit beta, translated to MTVVDETPGEPSDTRGRVAELLALREEARRGPSERATEAQHAKGKLTARERIDLLLDPDSFHEVEQLRRHRAVGFGLEAKKPYTDGVVTGWGTVEGRTVFVYAHDFRIFGGALGEAHATKIHKIMDMAIAAGAPLVSLNDGAGARIQEGVSALAGYGGIFQRNTRASGVIPQISVMLGPCAGGAAYSPALTDFVFMVRETSQMFITGPDVVRAVTGEEITQNGLGGADVHAETSGVAHFAYDDEETCLAEVRYLISMLPSNNRENPPVHTSDDPADRRSEILLDLVPADGNRPYDMHKVIEELVDDGDFLEVHERWARNIICALARLDGQVVGIVANQPQSLAGVLDIEASEKAARFVQMCDAFNIPIVTLLDVPGFLPGVSQEHGGIIRHGAKLLYAYCNATVPRISLILRKAYGGAYIVMDSQSIGADLTYAWPTNEIAVMGAEGAANVIFRRQIADAEDPEAMRARMVKEYKAELMHPYYAAERGLVDDVIDPAETRAVLIASLAMLKSKHADLPSRKHGNPPQ
- a CDS encoding polysaccharide lyase 8 family protein, with the translated sequence MPSPSGSSRRTFLAASGTGAAAVALGLTLPAGPATAAPHAGTAQPQPAPAADEFDTLRLRWRDLTLGTGFDATAEPYATKLAALGTSARTALAAMAPATGSLWPDQPLTDPATGSANMSASYTRLNTMAQAWAQPGTGSTGDTALITAVGKGLDHLYTRIYNENTKTFGNWWDWQIGSSRLLLDTAVIAYDTLNATQIGHYTAAIDHFVPDSAVAVYTGTSTGANRTDLCRVLATRGVLGKNAAKIALARDALSPVFPYVTAGDGLYADGSFVQHTWIAYTGSYGEVQIDGLSRLFALLAGSTWAVTDPNRQIILDSVERSYAPFIHDGLMMDCVNGRAVSRQTTDDQLMGRTIMAHIAMLALGAAPAERDRWRALIKGWTDRAPAVPVLTDQRLSVANLALLRAAVDAAPAAAPAPTGPRLFPAMDRAVHRGTRFAASLSMSSNRIAYYENGNGENLRGWHTGSGMLAWWGEGFAGDQYSDGFWPTADPYRMPGTTVSRKPLTDGEGGAWGAARPAVTWVGGATDGTYAAVGQHLKGLSSTLAARKSWFFVGDEIVCLGAGITASDKEPVETVVDHRNLGATGTNALTVDGRRLPATLGRHDTFPRARWAHIAGHAGYVFPGGAPVQALREERTDTWKAINTGGTADPVTRRYLTLWFDHGTDPAGASYAYVLLPGARQLETAVRAADPGKVRVLANSPSVQSISAQRLGLLAANFWAAGTVGGLAADGPASVLVRTTRTTATLSLAAPERTGAAIELTWDRPVRSVTTRDPRIEVLATGRSLRLRITPDAACGTVRADVTLG